One stretch of Rosistilla oblonga DNA includes these proteins:
- a CDS encoding efflux RND transporter periplasmic adaptor subunit gives MILCLAILAGSAAGVWWIYQTEPEAQQINAKRKSAALVETIVVKRDTYSPNLVVLGTVRPAQDIVLSPRIRGQVLELSPSFAPGGMVREGELLMQIDPADFENTVSIRKSELEQVEADWEIESGRKKLAKQELDLLGDSIGKVNAALVLREPQSASLLSRLNAAKAAVERAILDLDRTEILAPFDAQILDRSVNVGSQVEPGDELGQLVGIDQYWVMAAVPIRNLRWVRFSSDKQHGSEAILHNPDAWGHEVHRVGRVERMIGSLDEQTRLARVLVVVEDPLGLESDVPPLILDSLLKVEIAGKEIDDVVRLHREYVHDGDTVWVMKDGELEIRDTEIEFRDPEFAYISSGLETGDEVVTTTLATVANGVKLRKVDAPAEAEDAETGDSKPDDSKPDDSKTDDSKPDDSKPDDSKPDDSKPDDSKTDDSKTDDTKTGDTKTGDTKTGDTKTGDTKTGDTKTGDTKTGDTKTGDTKTGDTKTAEASE, from the coding sequence ATGATCCTGTGTCTCGCGATCCTGGCAGGTTCTGCGGCTGGGGTGTGGTGGATTTACCAGACCGAACCCGAAGCACAGCAGATCAACGCCAAACGCAAATCGGCGGCTCTGGTCGAAACGATCGTTGTCAAACGCGACACCTATTCGCCGAATCTGGTGGTGCTGGGGACCGTTCGCCCCGCTCAGGACATTGTGCTCAGCCCGCGAATTCGCGGCCAAGTGCTCGAGCTCTCCCCCTCCTTCGCTCCCGGCGGCATGGTTCGCGAAGGCGAACTGCTGATGCAGATCGATCCGGCCGACTTCGAGAACACCGTTTCGATTCGCAAAAGTGAATTGGAACAGGTGGAAGCCGATTGGGAAATCGAGTCCGGACGCAAGAAACTGGCCAAGCAAGAGCTGGACCTGTTGGGCGATTCGATTGGCAAGGTCAACGCCGCCCTGGTATTGCGAGAACCCCAATCGGCGTCGCTGCTATCGAGGTTGAACGCCGCCAAAGCGGCTGTCGAACGCGCTATCCTCGATTTGGATCGAACCGAAATCTTGGCTCCCTTCGACGCTCAGATTCTCGACCGGTCCGTCAACGTCGGTTCCCAAGTCGAACCGGGCGATGAGTTGGGGCAACTTGTTGGCATCGATCAGTATTGGGTGATGGCAGCGGTCCCGATTCGCAATTTGCGTTGGGTGCGATTCTCTAGCGATAAGCAACACGGTTCCGAAGCCATCCTGCACAATCCCGATGCATGGGGACACGAAGTGCATCGCGTCGGCCGCGTCGAGCGGATGATTGGCTCGCTGGATGAACAGACTCGACTGGCACGCGTCTTGGTGGTTGTCGAAGATCCATTGGGACTGGAGTCCGACGTGCCGCCGTTGATCCTCGATTCGCTGTTAAAAGTGGAGATCGCCGGCAAAGAGATCGACGACGTGGTCCGACTGCACCGTGAATACGTCCACGATGGCGACACGGTCTGGGTGATGAAAGATGGAGAACTGGAGATCCGCGATACGGAGATCGAGTTTCGCGATCCAGAATTTGCCTACATCAGCAGCGGGCTGGAGACGGGCGATGAAGTCGTGACCACGACGCTTGCGACCGTCGCCAACGGCGTCAAGCTTCGCAAGGTCGACGCCCCCGCGGAGGCGGAAGATGCGGAAACCGGCGACAGCAAGCCCGACGACAGCAAGCCCGACGACAGCAAGACCGACGACAGCAAGCCCGACGACAGCAAGCCCGACGACAGCAAGCCCGACGACAGCAAGCCCGACGACAGCAAGACCGACGACAGCAAGACTGACGACACTAAGACCGGCGACACTAAGACCGGCGACACTAAGACCGGCGACACTAAGACCGGCGACACTAAGACCGGCGACACTAAGACCGGCGACACTAAGACCGGCGACACTAAGACCGGCGACACCAAGACCGGCGACACCAAAACCGCGGAGGCGAGCGAGTGA